The Primulina eburnea isolate SZY01 chromosome 13, ASM2296580v1, whole genome shotgun sequence genome includes a region encoding these proteins:
- the LOC140810589 gene encoding DNA-directed RNA polymerase II subunit RPB7 has product MFFHIVLERNMQLHPRHFGRDLRDKLVAKLMKDVEGTCSGRHGFIVAITGIESVGKGLIRDGTGFVTFPVKYQCVVFRPFKGEIVEAVVTMVNKMGFFAEAGPVQIFVSNHLIPDDMEFQSGDMPNYTTSDGSVKIQKDSEVRLKIIGTRVDATEIFCIGTIKDDFLGVISDPGATS; this is encoded by the exons ATGTTTTTTCACATAGTATTGGAGCGGAACATGCAGCTGCATCCTCGCCACTTCGGCCGTGACCTACGGGATAAGCTCGTGGCCAAGCTCATGAAGGACGTCGAAGGGACTTGCAG CGGTCGCCATGGGTTCATTGTGGCGATTACTGGCATTGAAAGTGTAGGGAAGGGATTAATTCGTGATGGAACGGGATTTGTCACGTTTCCTGTTAAGTATCAGTGTGTTGTTTTTCGACCCTTTAAAGGAGAGATCGTGGAAGCCGTTGTTACAATGGTTAATAAG ATGGGTTTTTTTGCGGAAGCAGGTCCCGTCCAAATTTTCGTGTCCAATCAT TTGATACCAGATGATATGGAGTTTCAATCTGGGGACATGCCTAATTACACAACTTCAGATGGTTCT GTCAAAATTCAGAAAGACAGCGAAGTTAGGCTGAAGATAATTGGAACCCGGGTTGATGCCACAGAAATT TTTTGTATTGGCACCATAAAAGATGACTTTTTGGGTGTGATTAGTGATCCAGGAGCGACCTCATAA